The following are encoded together in the Bradyrhizobium sp. CCGUVB1N3 genome:
- a CDS encoding CaiB/BaiF CoA-transferase family protein — translation MSALPLSGIKILDLTRVLAGPLSAQMLGDLGAEVIKIERPGTGDDARAFGPPYLADPDGKQNNNNSFYLCANRNKKSVTVNIAKPEGQAIIRQLAKDVDVFMENYKVGDLKRYGLDYETIKAINPGIIYCSVTGFGQTGPYAPRAGYDAILQAMGGLMSVTGHIDGEPGEGPMKVGPSIVDYMTGMNTSIGILSALYHRDANGGEGQHIDVCLFDTVIASLSHWLQIYLVNGKTPPRRGTWGNGGMPAGVFRCTDGELMLVVGNDGQFQRTCAVLGEPELASDKRFIKNNDRVVHGKEIMAIFAGLFLKKPVAYWLDKLEEAGVPSGPINDFEQVFSDPHVQSRGMRVKVNHKFEPELSLIRNALTFSETPVTDYRAPPLLGEHTQEVLGGQLGYDAEKIEALKKQGVI, via the coding sequence ATGTCGGCCTTGCCGCTCTCAGGCATCAAGATCCTTGACCTCACGCGCGTGCTCGCCGGGCCCTTATCGGCCCAGATGCTCGGCGATCTCGGTGCGGAGGTGATCAAGATCGAGCGGCCGGGCACGGGCGACGACGCGCGCGCCTTCGGCCCGCCTTACCTCGCTGACCCCGACGGCAAGCAGAACAACAACAACTCGTTCTACCTCTGCGCCAACCGCAACAAGAAGTCTGTCACCGTCAACATCGCCAAGCCCGAAGGGCAGGCGATCATCCGGCAGCTTGCCAAGGATGTCGACGTCTTCATGGAGAACTACAAGGTCGGCGATCTCAAGCGCTATGGGCTCGACTACGAGACGATCAAGGCGATCAACCCCGGCATCATCTATTGCTCGGTGACCGGCTTCGGCCAGACCGGCCCTTACGCGCCGCGCGCCGGCTATGATGCGATCCTGCAGGCTATGGGCGGCCTGATGAGCGTCACCGGCCATATCGACGGCGAGCCTGGCGAGGGCCCGATGAAGGTCGGCCCGTCGATCGTCGACTACATGACCGGCATGAACACCTCGATCGGGATTCTCTCGGCGCTCTACCATCGCGACGCCAATGGCGGGGAGGGGCAGCACATCGACGTCTGCCTGTTCGATACCGTCATCGCATCGTTGTCGCACTGGCTGCAGATCTACCTCGTCAACGGCAAGACACCGCCGCGCCGCGGCACCTGGGGCAATGGTGGCATGCCGGCCGGCGTGTTCCGCTGTACCGACGGCGAACTGATGCTGGTGGTCGGCAATGACGGTCAGTTCCAGCGGACCTGCGCCGTGCTCGGCGAGCCCGAGCTCGCGAGCGACAAGCGCTTCATCAAGAACAACGACCGCGTCGTGCACGGCAAGGAGATCATGGCGATCTTCGCTGGTCTGTTCCTGAAGAAGCCGGTGGCCTACTGGCTGGACAAGTTGGAGGAGGCCGGCGTGCCGTCAGGTCCGATCAACGATTTCGAGCAGGTATTTAGCGATCCGCACGTCCAGTCGCGCGGCATGCGGGTGAAGGTCAACCACAAGTTCGAGCCCGAACTGTCGCTGATCCGCAATGCGCTGACGTTCTCGGAGACCCCGGTGACGGACTATCGCGCGCCGCCGCTGTTAGGGGAGCACACGCAGGAGGTGCTCGGCGGACAGCTCGGCTATGATGCGGAGAAGATCGAGGCGTTGAAGAAGCAGGGCGTGATCTAG
- a CDS encoding MFS transporter: MRRLKFDTKLIGVMAVLAVTQLVGWGTIGLPAIVGRDLAADLNMSLPAVFAGTSVLYVAMGLCAPWLAKSFTRHGARRVMMVGTVVTAPGFVFLSYAHEPIHYFAAWIVLGVAGSATLSTGAYIMLNEVAGPRAKNAIGALMLVTGLSGSIFWPTTSFLSGLAGWRGTCLIYAAMMIVVSLPLLAFGAPRRRKASEEAPTKVRDVPASPVPRSTFHLVVSAVALNAFVNFGLGAVFIELLRAEGLSPAEAVGFGSMLGVIQVSARGIDFLGGGRWDGITTGLVAGTALPLAMLLLMAGNGAYWVVALFILLYGLGSGAMAVARATIPLVFYDQTEFAKAMSVIALPVNLAAAVSPPVLAALLVHFGSRGLLGLTMICSCATVLILIALGRRRPRAATAAAV; encoded by the coding sequence ATGCGTCGCTTGAAATTTGATACGAAGCTGATTGGCGTCATGGCGGTGCTCGCCGTCACCCAACTCGTCGGATGGGGGACGATCGGGCTTCCCGCCATCGTCGGCCGCGATCTTGCAGCCGATCTCAATATGAGCCTTCCGGCGGTCTTCGCGGGAACGTCGGTTCTGTACGTCGCCATGGGGCTGTGCGCGCCCTGGCTCGCAAAATCCTTCACGCGGCATGGCGCGCGTCGTGTGATGATGGTGGGCACGGTCGTGACCGCGCCGGGCTTTGTGTTCCTGTCCTATGCGCACGAACCGATCCATTATTTCGCGGCCTGGATCGTCCTCGGTGTGGCCGGCAGCGCCACGCTCTCGACCGGCGCCTACATCATGCTGAACGAGGTTGCCGGCCCACGCGCCAAGAACGCGATCGGCGCATTGATGTTGGTGACGGGTCTTTCGGGCAGCATCTTCTGGCCGACGACGTCGTTCCTGAGCGGCCTCGCCGGCTGGCGCGGAACGTGTCTGATCTATGCGGCCATGATGATCGTCGTCAGCCTGCCGCTCCTGGCCTTCGGTGCACCGCGCCGGCGCAAGGCGAGTGAGGAGGCCCCCACCAAGGTACGGGACGTGCCGGCTTCTCCAGTTCCCAGGAGCACCTTCCACCTCGTGGTATCAGCGGTTGCGCTCAATGCCTTCGTGAACTTCGGCTTGGGCGCCGTCTTCATCGAGCTCCTGAGGGCCGAGGGGTTGTCGCCGGCGGAGGCCGTCGGCTTCGGCTCAATGCTGGGCGTGATCCAGGTCAGCGCGCGCGGCATCGATTTCCTCGGCGGCGGACGCTGGGACGGGATCACGACCGGGCTGGTCGCGGGCACCGCGCTGCCGCTTGCCATGCTGCTCCTGATGGCGGGCAACGGCGCATATTGGGTCGTTGCGCTTTTCATCCTGCTCTATGGCCTCGGCAGCGGCGCGATGGCGGTGGCGCGGGCGACGATTCCGCTCGTGTTCTACGATCAGACCGAATTCGCCAAGGCGATGTCGGTGATCGCCCTGCCGGTCAATCTCGCCGCAGCCGTGTCGCCGCCGGTTCTCGCAGCCCTGCTGGTCCATTTCGGCAGCCGCGGCCTGCTCGGCCTGACCATGATCTGCTCATGCGCCACGGTGCTGATCCTGATTGCCCTTGGCCGCCGCCGGCCGCGGGCCGCGACGGCTGCCGCAGTGTGA